The region GCTCTTCTTCGACCTGGTGTTCGTCTACGCGTTCTTCAACATGGCCCGGTCGACGTCGGAGGACTTCAACCTCGACGGACTGCTGCGCGGACTACTGGTCCTGTCCCTGCTGTGGTGGTGCTGGTGCTCCTACGTGATGACCGGTAACAGCGTCCGTACCGACGCCGGGATCATGCCCGTCGTCCTGTTCGCCGCCATGGCGATCATCTTCGTCGCCAGCCTGACCATTCCCCAGTCCTTCACCGAGAGACCCGGGACGCTGTCCGCCCCGCTGGTCTTCGCCGTCTGCTACTTCCTCGTCCGCGCCCTGCACCTGTCGGTCTTCTGGTACGTCGCGCACAACAACCCGCTGCTGCGACACCAGCTCGTCCGGATCACCGTGCCCACGCTCGTCGCCACCCTGTTGCTCGTCGCCGCCGCGCTGGTGCCACAGCACCTGGTCGACCAGCCGCACCGATTCGACACCCGGGTCGCACTGTGGTCACTTGCCGTGATCATCGAGTACGGCGCCAGCGTCGCCGTCGGCTTCAAGGGGTTCGACATCCCCTCCGCCGCGCACTGCGCCGAGCGGTACGCGTTGATCACCACCATCGCCTTCGGTGAGGCGATCATCTCGGTGGGAACCGGCGCCCGAGAGGTCGGCCCGTCGGTCACCTGGCCCCTGATCGGCGCGGCCGTGCTCGGCATCGTGCTCACCGCCTGCCTCTGGTGGGCCTACTTCGACCTCATCGCCCTCGCCGCGGAACAGGTGCTGCGTGAACTCCACGGAGCCGCCCGCGTCGCCCTCGCCCGCGACGCCTACAACTACCTGCACCTCCCCATGATCGCCGGCATCATCACGCTCTCCCTCGGCGCCGAGAAACTCCTCCGCGCGGCCGGCAACCCCGTGACCATGCACCAGCCGCTGCGCGGGCTCGCCCTCTACCTGCTCTACGGCGGGACGATCCTCTTCCTCCTCGGACACCTGGCCTTCCAACTACGCGCACTGCGTACGGTCTCGTGGACCCGGGTCATCACGATCGTCGGGCTCGCGGCGCTCGTACCGCTGGCCGGCCGGATGCCGGGACTCGGCGCCCTCGGCCTGCTGACCGCGGTCTGCCTCGCGCTCACCATCACCGAACTTGTCATCTTCGCCGACTCCCGACGAGCCCTGCGAACCGCAGTTCACCAGGAAGCCCTCAGCCACGCCGCCCGCGAAACCGAGTGGCGCCGCCGACACCGCTGACCCACCACGGGCCACCAGCGTCGAGTACCTCAGCCTCGTCGGCGGGCAGGGCGAACGCGCGCCCGTCCGGGCGGCGCCGAAACCGGGTCGGTCCGGGTGCGGCGTACGGCCGGAGACCGGGGCGTCATCGCCCGGATCCCGCGGCCGTACGCGCGGCGGCGCCAGGGCCGGGTGCGGCGGTCAGTAGTCCGGCGACCCCCGGGACGAACCGGTCGACGAGCTGCCACAGCACCGGCTCCCGCGCGGCGGCGGCGGCCACCACCGGATCCGTACGGTGCAGGAAGGCCAGGTGCCGGCAGGCGTGTGCCGCCACGTCCACCGGCCGGATCTCCTGCGGCGTCGGGGCCAGCGGATCGGCGCCACGGGCCGTCGCGTCGAGCGGCACTTCCAGCGTCGCCGCGTCGGGTTGCGGGTCGGGCAGGGCGACGTAGGTGAGCACGATCCGCGAGTCGGC is a window of Micromonospora sp. NBC_01699 DNA encoding:
- a CDS encoding low temperature requirement protein A yields the protein MRAIGDRWWRWRFTPLSEGTKVTRLELFFDLVFVYAFFNMARSTSEDFNLDGLLRGLLVLSLLWWCWCSYVMTGNSVRTDAGIMPVVLFAAMAIIFVASLTIPQSFTERPGTLSAPLVFAVCYFLVRALHLSVFWYVAHNNPLLRHQLVRITVPTLVATLLLVAAALVPQHLVDQPHRFDTRVALWSLAVIIEYGASVAVGFKGFDIPSAAHCAERYALITTIAFGEAIISVGTGAREVGPSVTWPLIGAAVLGIVLTACLWWAYFDLIALAAEQVLRELHGAARVALARDAYNYLHLPMIAGIITLSLGAEKLLRAAGNPVTMHQPLRGLALYLLYGGTILFLLGHLAFQLRALRTVSWTRVITIVGLAALVPLAGRMPGLGALGLLTAVCLALTITELVIFADSRRALRTAVHQEALSHAARETEWRRRHR